Sequence from the Penicillium oxalicum strain HP7-1 chromosome IV, whole genome shotgun sequence genome:
GCGCGGGTACAGAGAGCAGTCACGGACAGTGTACCGAGCGCACAGCCAAGCGAGGAACCGCTCCAGACCGAGTCCATAGCCACCGTGGGGGGAGGTACCGTACCTGTTTTGAAGGAGATTGATTAGCAATTGCgctggtggagagagaaagcgcGAAGATGGTGGGAGTGATGAGTGGGGGATATCTGCCGAGGGGAGGCTGGGGGAGGAATCACTTACTTGCGCTGGTCAGTGTACCAGTAGTAAGGGCTGGGGTCCATGCCCTCGTGCTTGTAAGCGTCCATCAACTCGTTCCAGTCATCCATACGCATGCTACCACCGACAATCTCACCGACACCGGGCATGAGCACATCCACACTCTCGGTGACTCGGCGATCACTCTCGTCCTTCTTCATGTAGAAGGCCTTGATCTCGGCGGGGAAGTGGGTCAGGAAGATGGGCTGGTTGATGATATCGGTCATCTTGCGCTCGGCAGCCTCGGCGATGTCGTCACCGAACTTGTGGGGCTGACCCTCCTCGTTGGGGATCTCGTGCTCCACGAGCCAGTCGATGGCATCGGAGTACTTCATGCGCTTGAAGGGGCGAGAAGGCGGCTTGAAGTCGGGGTTCAGGGTGGCGATGTGTTTTGAGGCCTCGGGGTCGGCGAGAAGCAGCTCGATGACGCGGCAGATCATCGCTTCGAGGTGATCCAGCAGATCGGTAAAGGTGATAAAGTCGAGCTCGGCCTCGACGTGAGTGTACTCGGACAAGTGACGGCGAGTCAGGGACTTCTCGGCACGGAAGGAGGGGCACACGCAGAAGACGTCACCCAGCGACGGGAGACAGGTCTCCAAGTAGAGCTGCGAAGACTGGGTGAGGTAGGCGTTCTCACCGTAGTAGTCGAAGCCGAACAGGGTGCTGCCACCCTCGACTTGCGTTTGCACCATTGCGGGCGGTGTCACCTCCAGCATGCGGTTCTCCTCGAAGGCCTTGCGGAAAGCGCGCAGCGTGGCCGCGCGGACCTTCATCACGGAAGAGGAGGTCTCTCCACGGAGGACGAGGTGGCGGTTATCGTAGAGAGTCTGCGGGTCGGCGTCCGGCGCCACGCGCGTGGTGATGGCCTCCTTGTCACCGGCGGCACGGCCAatgatggtgaagaagtcGGCGTGCAGCTCGCGGTCGTTGGGAGCGTGCTGCTTAGGAGGCACGGCCCGCATCTCACCGTGAATCGCAATGGAGGTCTCCAGGGTCAGGGTCATGATATCGTAGGTCTTGACCAGGTCACCAGTCAGAATGCACTGCAGGTACCCATAGCCATCGCTCAGGGTGATGAAGACATAGTCCTTCTGCGCCCGCATGCGGTGCACACGACCCAGAACGCGCACCCGAGTCCCCGGCGCATCAGATTCGGGAGTGCGCAACTTAACCTTGGCGGGGTCGGTTTCGTCCAGACGAATTCGGACTGGCTTGGGTAAGGACGCGTCCTCGGTGATAAtgaccttcttggcctcctcgAGGACCTTCTGGCGCTtgtcggcctcggccttttcgCGAATCGCCAGCTCCTGCTGCttggcggccttcttcttgcgctgCTCCCAGAGGTTGGTGGCCTTCCTCATGGCCGACTTGGTGGCCGGCTTCCACTCCAGCTTCGCGGCGGGATCGACGTTCTCGCCCGGCGCATCGGTCTGGGACTTGCGAGTCAGATATTGAATTCCCTCGGTGGTCGGTGCGTGCTGCACAAAGGCGTGCAGGAGAGTCTTGTATGGGGCGGACTCGGTGCCTGTGGCCGAGGCGTCGTCATGGCCCACGTCCTCGTCGATGTAAATTGAGGGCGCCATGGTGAGAGTAATAAGAGGAGGGCGGGTAATGGGACGGcaaatggatgatgagtCGGGACGGAGCCTCCAGATATATGGCAGGTCTCGTGTGGACTACCCAAAGGTTGGCTTGGTGTGGTCTCGAATAGATAGATTGGATTCTCCTACGAGCACCTGATCTAATTTTATTAGCCTGGCTGGTTGCTGGTGAGTCATAAGAGACTGACTGAGGGGAAACCTCGAAGCGTGTCTAGCCGCAAATTGAGTTCTGGCCTCGAATAGATTGTTGAATCGCGGGGGCAGGGACTTACCCTCTACCAAGCAGCGCAACAAACCTCCTGGTTGAAATTCAATTGACGAGACCACAGAGTTGTCGGTTCTTTCGCACAATCCGACGATGGAGGGGTAAATTTCCGCGGACGGGGCTTCCCCACGGATGCCTGAGGCATGATATTGTTAATGCCTCGATACTGAGGCACTCATGCGTTACCGGGTCACGGGTCATCACGTGGGAGACGCGCAGGGGGCTCTGGCCTGTAACGCAAATTGGGGGCCTGCAGAGCTGCCGGGCATGGCGCTGATCCCAGCGTGCCGGGATGGATTCGATGGGCCAGAGATGGGAGTTTCATAGAGCTTTCTCAGGTCCATCGCACTTGCTTTGGATCAAGGTATATCACGAACCGAACTGTGGGTTTgcaatcttctccctctcccgtAGCTTGTTCTGGTCGTGACCACAGCCCGTGCATGCCCAATCTCTAGATTTGACTGTGTTTCCACATGAACGGGCATCGTCTCGTGTCGAGATGGGGATCTCTGATGACAGTGTCTCCTTGCCACACTACGAGTACTCTCCTACCTGCAAATTTGGACAGTACACCGTCCGACAGCCTGCAGGCTGGTTGACCCCACCGGTCAGGGTCATTTTGCATGCCAGGGGCAACCTTCCGGGCCTCCTGGTGATTGGCGGGGGAAGGGAGCTTGGGTTGATCCATTTTGATTTCCAGTTGAACCAATCACCGATCATGAATCAGGGTCTGTCTGCGTCGGTTTGTTTCAGGCGGGACGGCGTTGACTCGCAGGAGCCACGGAACGGCGCCTCCGGGGGTCTGGCACGCCGCGACGCTGGAAGATGGACGATTGGCAATCCGTCCATCGTGAGGATCGTAGAGGTAAGAATCCGATGAGTCTGTACACGGTGCCCCCATCTCACCACGGACCAATTTCGTCGAGTGGTCGGCGGATGGCGAGTCAGAAAGTTGACCCTCCACGGTCCTAATTATTGTAGACCCTTTTTCACGCGGTAT
This genomic interval carries:
- a CDS encoding Asparagine--tRNA ligase, cytoplasmic gives rise to the protein MAPSIYIDEDVGHDDASATGTESAPYKTLLHAFVQHAPTTEGIQYLTRKSQTDAPGENVDPAAKLEWKPATKSAMRKATNLWEQRKKKAAKQQELAIREKAEADKRQKVLEEAKKVIITEDASLPKPVRIRLDETDPAKVKLRTPESDAPGTRVRVLGRVHRMRAQKDYVFITLSDGYGYLQCILTGDLVKTYDIMTLTLETSIAIHGEMRAVPPKQHAPNDRELHADFFTIIGRAAGDKEAITTRVAPDADPQTLYDNRHLVLRGETSSSVMKVRAATLRAFRKAFEENRMLEVTPPAMVQTQVEGGSTLFGFDYYGENAYLTQSSQLYLETCLPSLGDVFCVCPSFRAEKSLTRRHLSEYTHVEAELDFITFTDLLDHLEAMICRVIELLLADPEASKHIATLNPDFKPPSRPFKRMKYSDAIDWLVEHEIPNEEGQPHKFGDDIAEAAERKMTDIINQPIFLTHFPAEIKAFYMKKDESDRRVTESVDVLMPGVGEIVGGSMRMDDWNELMDAYKHEGMDPSPYYWYTDQRKYGTSPHGGYGLGLERFLAWLCARYTVRDCSLYPRFTGRCTP